The Caulobacter vibrioides sequence CGCCAGCTGTTTCATGGTGAACTCGACCGGATTGCCCAGGTTGATGGGGCCGGTCACCTCGTCGCCGGTGTTCATCAGCCGGATCAGGCCGTCCACCAGATCATCGACATAGCAGAAGGAGCGGGTTTGATTGCCGTCACCATAGAGGGTGATGTCCTCGCCTCTCAGGGCCTGGACGATGAAGTTCGAGACCACCCGCCCGTCATTGGGATGCATGCGCGGGCCATAGGTGTTGAAGATCCGCGCCACCTTGATGCGCAGCTTGTGCTGGCGCCAGTAGTCGAAGAACAGGGTCTCGGCGCAGCGCTTGCCCTCGTCGTAGCACGAGCGCAGGCCGATCGGATTGACGTTGCCCCAGTAGCTCTCGACCTGCGGATGGATGGTCGGATCGCCGTAGACCTCCGAGGTCGAGGCCTGCAGGATCTTGGCCTTAACCCGCTTGGCCAGGCCCAGCATGTTGATGGCCCCGTGGACGCTGGTCTTGGTCGTCTGCACGGGGTCGAACTGGTAGTGCACCGGGCTGGCGGGGCAGGCCAGATTGTAGATCTGATCCACCTCGACATAGAGCGGCATGGTCACGTCGTGACGCAGCAGTTCAAAGCGCGGGTTGGAGAGGTTCTGCGCCACGTTCAGGCGCGAGCCGGTGTAGTAGTTGTCGACGCAGAGCACCTCGGCGCCGGTCTCCAGCAGGCGATCGCACAGATGCGAGCCGACGAAGCCCGCGCCGCCCGTGACCAGGATTCTCTGCGTATGCATCGGCGACCAGCCTCCCCGGGACTCAGCGTTCACGACCTTTATAGCCGGGCCTTGGCCAGGACCAACATGCCGCGCCGTCGCAAGCGTCCGGCGCGGGTGACGTTTGTCATATCGAGCGCGTGACGCCCGGCACTAATGGCGGACGCCGCCCTGGGCGATGTTGGCTTCACAGAGAGGGAGCCGACGATGTCATCCAAATCCACCGAGCCGCCAATCGCGATCCTCAACAAGGTCCACAAGCGCCGAGGTGCGACCCTGGCGCTGAATGGCCTGGACCTGGCGATCCGTCCCGGTCAGTGCGTGGCCCTGCTGGGGCCGAACGGCGCGGGCAAGAGCACCAGCGTCGCCCTGCTGACGGGCCGCCTGCGCCCCGACGCCGGCGAGGCGTTCCTGTTCGGCGGCGATCCCCGGGCTCTGGCCAGCCGCGGCCGCATGGGCGTGATGCTGCAGAGCGCCGGGCTGCCCGACACCTTGAGCGTCCGCGAGCAGATCGAACTCTTCCGGGGCTACTATCGCAAGCCGCGCCCGCTGGACGAGGTGGTTCGCCTGGCGGGCCTGGAGGGGCTTGAAAGCCGCCGCTGCGGCGCGCTTTCGGGTGGCCAGCAACGCCGCGTCCAGTTCGCCCTGGCCATCGCCGGGCGCCCGGACTTCCTGGTCCTGGACGAGCCGACGACCGGCATGGACATCGACGCCCGCCGGGGACTCTGGAGCGCGGTGCGCGCCGAGATCGCGCGCGGCGCCGCCGTGCTGCTGACCACCCACCATCTGGACGAGGCTGAGGCCCTGGCCGACCGCATCGTGGTCATCGACCACGGGCAGGTGATCGCCGACGGCACGCCCGAAGCCATCAAGTCCCGCGTGTCGGGCGTCGCGATCCGCTGCCGCACGCGCCTTTCGGACGCCGAATTGGCCTCGCTGCCGCGGGTCACCGGCGTCAGCCGCGACGGTGGCAAGGTCACCCTGCTCACGACGTCCGCTACGGCCACTCTGCGCGAGCTGCTCGCCCGCGATGAGACCGTGGATGACCTGACGGTCTCCGGCGCCTCGCTGGAAGACGCCGTCAACCGCCTGGTCCAAGCCGGCCAACCGGCCGCCCCGCAACGCCAAACCAAGGTCGCCTGATATGCACACCCTGTCCGTCTATCTCCGTGAAGCCCGCGCGCAGGTTCTGGCCACCTGGCGCACCCCGCAGTTCCTGATCCCCAGCGTTCTCCTGCCGCTGCTGTTCTACGGCGTGATGGGGCTTGGCCTCAGCAAGGGGCGCGAGCCGGTCGCCCACATGATGCTGGCCAACTACGTGATCTTCGCCGCGATCGCGCCTGCGATGTTCGGTTTCGGCGCCACTGTCGCCGCCGAGCGCGAGGCCAAGCTCGTGGAGCTGAAGCAGATCGCGCCCTTGCCGGCCGGCGGATACCTGGCGGGCCGTCTGGCGGCGGCCCTGGCGCTGGTCGCCGTGGCGATCGCTCTTCTTGGCGGGTTGGCCTGGCTTGGCGGCGTCAAGATGCAGCCCGGGCAGTGGGCCGCGACTCTGGGCCTTGGGCTTGGCTCGGCGATCCCGTTCGCGCTGATCGGCCTGAACCTTGGCCTGCGCATGGGCTCGCAAGGCGCGACCGCGCTGGCCAACCTGCTATTCCTCGGCTTCAGCCTGTTCGGCGGCCTCTGGATCCCGCTGCAGGCCATGCCCGCCTGGTTCGGCAAGATCGCCGAGTTCATGCCCTCGTATCACTTCGGGCAGCTGTCGCAGATGCTCTCGGGCATGCAGCCCTTCGTCGATGTCGAGCGCCACGTGTCGATCCTCGTCGCCATGAGCCTGGCGGCCCTGATCGGCGCCTGGATCGCATGGCGCAGGCAGGGCGCTTGACCGTGGGGAGACCTGCGCGCGAGATCGCGCCGATGAACACGGCCAGCGAATCCAGCGGTAAGACCAAGACCGGCGCATCGCACAGCGATGCGCCGGGGGCGGAGGAGCCGCCCCTGCGGCGACACTGGAGCGTCGTGTTCCTCGTCTATCTGCCGTTCTACTTCATCTCGTGGCTCTACCGCAGGCCGGGCGAGCTGGAGGTGGCCGCGTCGATGGTGGGCCTGGTGGTCTTCCTGGGACTGTTCGCCAGCATCCATGTGCGCAAGAGGCCGCCGGCGCTCTGGCAGGTTCTGGCGGTCTTCGGCGTCGGGTTGGCGCTTTCGCCGTTCAAGTCGACGTGGACCGTCTACACGATCTACGCCATGGCCTACGGCGCGCGTCTCGCCCCCCGTCGTCTGGCGTTGCGCACGATGATCGGCATGGAGCTGGTCGTTCTGGCGATCGGCGTTGTGTTCCTCCGCGACGCCTGGTCGATCTGGGCCTCGGGCCTGCTCTTTGGCGCGATCACCGGCTTCGCCACCCTGATGCAGGCCGATATCGAGCGGAAGAATGAGGCTCTGGCCATTGCGCACGAAGAGGTCCGCGCCCTGGCCAGCACCGCCGAGCGGGAGCGGATTTCGCGGGATCTGCATGATCTGTTGGGCCATACCCTGACCCTGGTGGCGGTGAAGGCCGAACTGGCGGCGCGTCTCGTCAGCCGCGACCCGGCGGCGGCGGAGCGCGAGATGCAGGCGGTCGCCGCCACCGCCCGGGAGGCGCTTTCCGAGGTCCGCACCGCCGTGGTCGGCATGAAGGGGGCGTCCCTGGCCTTCGAGCTGGACAAGGCCCGCCAGGCCCTGGCCGCCGGCGGCGTCGAGGCGACCGTGTCGGCGCTGACCACCGATGGCCATCCTGGGCAGGAGGCGGTATTGGCGATGGCCCTCCGCGAGGGGGTCACTAACGTGATCCGCCACGCGGGCGCCTCGCGCTGCGACATCAGCCTGACGCCCAGCGCCTCGGCGCTGGTCCTCACCATCGCCGACAACGGGCAGGGCGGGCGTCTTGTCGAAGGCTCGGGCCTCAAGGGCATGCGCGCACGGCTGGCCGCGATTGGCGGAACCCTGGACGTCAAATCCGACAAGGCCGGCACGCGCCTCGTCGCCACAGCGCCGCTGCGCGCTCAAGGGGAGGGCGTGTCTTGATCCGCGTCGTGATCGCTGAAGACCAGAAGATGGTGCTGGGGGCCCTCAGCGCCCTGCTGGAAATGGAGGGCGACATCCAGGTGGTCGGCCGCGCGCCCGACGGCGCTGTGGCTCTGGACCTTGTCCGCGCCGAGAAACCCGATGTGCTGATCTCCGACATCGAGATGCCCAACCTGACCGGCATCGACGTCGCCGCGCGCCTGAAGGCTGACGGCGCGAGCACCCGGGTGCTGATCGTCACCACCTTCGGCCGGCCCGGCTATCTGCGTCGGGCCATGGATGCGGGCGTTAAGGGCTATCTCCTCAAGGACGGACCCAGCAGCGTGCTGGCGGCGGCGGTGCGGACCATCGCGGCCGGCGGTCGGGCCATCGCGCCCGAGCTGTCGGAAGCGGTCTGGGACGCCGAACCCGATCCCCTGACCGACCGCGAGCGCGAGATCCTGCGGCTGGCCGAGGAGGGGCGGTCCAACAAGGATATCGCCGATGTGTTGGACCTCTCGCCCGGCACGGTTCGCAACTACCTCTCCGAGGCGGCGCAGAAGCTGGGCGCGGCGAACCGCGTGGAGGCGGGCCGTATCGCGCGGTCGAACGGCTGGCTGTAGCGTGGCGGGATGATCGTCTCCTCGACCACGGACTTTC is a genomic window containing:
- a CDS encoding UDP-glucuronic acid decarboxylase family protein codes for the protein MHTQRILVTGGAGFVGSHLCDRLLETGAEVLCVDNYYTGSRLNVAQNLSNPRFELLRHDVTMPLYVEVDQIYNLACPASPVHYQFDPVQTTKTSVHGAINMLGLAKRVKAKILQASTSEVYGDPTIHPQVESYWGNVNPIGLRSCYDEGKRCAETLFFDYWRQHKLRIKVARIFNTYGPRMHPNDGRVVSNFIVQALRGEDITLYGDGNQTRSFCYVDDLVDGLIRLMNTGDEVTGPINLGNPVEFTMKQLAELVLELTGSTSALVHRPLPSDDPRQRQPDITLAKQVLDWTPTAPLKVGLMKTIEYFDGLLKAT
- a CDS encoding ABC transporter ATP-binding protein, which gives rise to MADAALGDVGFTEREPTMSSKSTEPPIAILNKVHKRRGATLALNGLDLAIRPGQCVALLGPNGAGKSTSVALLTGRLRPDAGEAFLFGGDPRALASRGRMGVMLQSAGLPDTLSVREQIELFRGYYRKPRPLDEVVRLAGLEGLESRRCGALSGGQQRRVQFALAIAGRPDFLVLDEPTTGMDIDARRGLWSAVRAEIARGAAVLLTTHHLDEAEALADRIVVIDHGQVIADGTPEAIKSRVSGVAIRCRTRLSDAELASLPRVTGVSRDGGKVTLLTTSATATLRELLARDETVDDLTVSGASLEDAVNRLVQAGQPAAPQRQTKVA
- a CDS encoding ABC transporter permease: MHTLSVYLREARAQVLATWRTPQFLIPSVLLPLLFYGVMGLGLSKGREPVAHMMLANYVIFAAIAPAMFGFGATVAAEREAKLVELKQIAPLPAGGYLAGRLAAALALVAVAIALLGGLAWLGGVKMQPGQWAATLGLGLGSAIPFALIGLNLGLRMGSQGATALANLLFLGFSLFGGLWIPLQAMPAWFGKIAEFMPSYHFGQLSQMLSGMQPFVDVERHVSILVAMSLAALIGAWIAWRRQGA
- a CDS encoding sensor histidine kinase; translation: MNTASESSGKTKTGASHSDAPGAEEPPLRRHWSVVFLVYLPFYFISWLYRRPGELEVAASMVGLVVFLGLFASIHVRKRPPALWQVLAVFGVGLALSPFKSTWTVYTIYAMAYGARLAPRRLALRTMIGMELVVLAIGVVFLRDAWSIWASGLLFGAITGFATLMQADIERKNEALAIAHEEVRALASTAERERISRDLHDLLGHTLTLVAVKAELAARLVSRDPAAAEREMQAVAATAREALSEVRTAVVGMKGASLAFELDKARQALAAGGVEATVSALTTDGHPGQEAVLAMALREGVTNVIRHAGASRCDISLTPSASALVLTIADNGQGGRLVEGSGLKGMRARLAAIGGTLDVKSDKAGTRLVATAPLRAQGEGVS
- a CDS encoding response regulator transcription factor, whose protein sequence is MIRVVIAEDQKMVLGALSALLEMEGDIQVVGRAPDGAVALDLVRAEKPDVLISDIEMPNLTGIDVAARLKADGASTRVLIVTTFGRPGYLRRAMDAGVKGYLLKDGPSSVLAAAVRTIAAGGRAIAPELSEAVWDAEPDPLTDREREILRLAEEGRSNKDIADVLDLSPGTVRNYLSEAAQKLGAANRVEAGRIARSNGWL